One window of the Drosophila ananassae strain 14024-0371.13 chromosome 4 unlocalized genomic scaffold, ASM1763931v2 tig00000054, whole genome shotgun sequence genome contains the following:
- the LOC116655097 gene encoding uncharacterized protein LOC116655097 isoform X2, producing MEQLKRIKGVRGRLKSSLTKLLYTAENSSASIGVDVEVLLVRPDKVWNDFELAGDDLSVLDVEGWVDPADDYGMYEAKYLKARALLFSLKRSQEPTTPTTKRHAKGDSIANNDAISRLVQQQQEFFERLEATLTPTQAEAAAPVRETELPKIHIKPFGGFYKMRLQVWYATCRFLRPHMTTLGSASMRDTIEHVKLFTTCWTSLWSYHRLTIER from the exons ATGGAACAACTCAAACGGATAAAGGGAGTGAGGGGCCGTCTCAAATCCAGCCTCACCAAACTGCTATACACAGCagaaaactcttccgcatcaaTCGGCGTTGACGTGGAGGTACTGCTAGTCAGGCCCGACAAAGTTTGGAATGATTTCGAACTTGCCGGAGATGATCTGAGCGTGCTTGACGTCGAGGGCTGGGTTGATCCTGCGGATGACTACGGCATGTATGAGGCGAAGTACCTAAAAGCCCGTGCGCTTTTATTTTCCCTCAAGCGCTCACAGGAGccgacaacaccaacaacaaagaGACATGCAAAAGGAGACTCAATAGCTAACAACGACGCTATTTCTCGCTtagtgcagcaacaacaagagttCTTCGAACGCCTCGAAGCAACTTTAACACCAACCCAGGCTGAAGCCGCGGCGCCAGTAAGGGAGACAGAATTACCGAAAATTCACATAAAACCGTTTGGTGGCTTTTACAAG ATGAGGCTGCAAGTTTGGTACGCCACTTGCCGATTTCTGAGACCGCATATGACAACGCTTGGGAGCGCCTCAATGCGAGATACGATCGAGCACGTCAAATTATTCACAACCTGTTGGACATCTTTATGGAGCTACCATCGACTAACAATAGAGAG ataA
- the LOC116655097 gene encoding uncharacterized protein LOC116655097 isoform X1, whose protein sequence is MEQLKRIKGVRGRLKSSLTKLLYTAENSSASIGVDVEVLLVRPDKVWNDFELAGDDLSVLDVEGWVDPADDYGMYEAKYLKARALLFSLKRSQEPTTPTTKRHAKGDSIANNDAISRLVQQQQEFFERLEATLTPTQAEAAAPVRETELPKIHIKPFGGFYKVWPAFKALYISTVHSKQQKYHYLKSFLIDEAASLVRHLPISETAYDNAWERLNARYDRARQIIHNLLDIFMELPSTNNREIIYNRYMRGTAMQLFFEEPANNGRHCRSSYYFFLKILQNILQMLYFNLKIV, encoded by the exons ATGGAACAACTCAAACGGATAAAGGGAGTGAGGGGCCGTCTCAAATCCAGCCTCACCAAACTGCTATACACAGCagaaaactcttccgcatcaaTCGGCGTTGACGTGGAGGTACTGCTAGTCAGGCCCGACAAAGTTTGGAATGATTTCGAACTTGCCGGAGATGATCTGAGCGTGCTTGACGTCGAGGGCTGGGTTGATCCTGCGGATGACTACGGCATGTATGAGGCGAAGTACCTAAAAGCCCGTGCGCTTTTATTTTCCCTCAAGCGCTCACAGGAGccgacaacaccaacaacaaagaGACATGCAAAAGGAGACTCAATAGCTAACAACGACGCTATTTCTCGCTtagtgcagcaacaacaagagttCTTCGAACGCCTCGAAGCAACTTTAACACCAACCCAGGCTGAAGCCGCGGCGCCAGTAAGGGAGACAGAATTACCGAAAATTCACATAAAACCGTTTGGTGGCTTTTACAAGGTATGGCCAGCCTTCAAAGCACTGTATATAAGCACTGTACATAGCAAGCAACAGAAATACCACTATCTAAAATCGTTTCTCATAGATGAGGCTGCAAGTTTGGTACGCCACTTGCCGATTTCTGAGACCGCATATGACAACGCTTGGGAGCGCCTCAATGCGAGATACGATCGAGCACGTCAAATTATTCACAACCTGTTGGACATCTTTATGGAGCTACCATCGACTAACAATAGAGAG ataATCTACAACCGATATATGAGGGGCACCGCAATGCAACTTTTTTTCGAGGAGCCTGCTAATAATGGTCGCCATTGCCGtagttcttattatttttttctgaaaattttacaaaacattcTTCAAATGTTGTACTTCAatctaaaaatagtttaa
- the LOC116655097 gene encoding uncharacterized protein LOC116655097 isoform X3, which translates to MEQLKRIKGVRGRLKSSLTKLLYTAENSSASIGVDVEVLLVRPDKVWNDFELAGDDLSVLDVEGWVDPADDYGMYEAKYLKARALLFSLKRSQEPTTPTTKRHAKGDSIANNDAISRLVQQQQEFFERLEATLTPTQAEAAAPVRETELPKIHIKPFGGFYKIIYNRYMRGTAMQLFFEEPANNGRHCRSSYYFFLKILQNILQMLYFNLKIV; encoded by the exons ATGGAACAACTCAAACGGATAAAGGGAGTGAGGGGCCGTCTCAAATCCAGCCTCACCAAACTGCTATACACAGCagaaaactcttccgcatcaaTCGGCGTTGACGTGGAGGTACTGCTAGTCAGGCCCGACAAAGTTTGGAATGATTTCGAACTTGCCGGAGATGATCTGAGCGTGCTTGACGTCGAGGGCTGGGTTGATCCTGCGGATGACTACGGCATGTATGAGGCGAAGTACCTAAAAGCCCGTGCGCTTTTATTTTCCCTCAAGCGCTCACAGGAGccgacaacaccaacaacaaagaGACATGCAAAAGGAGACTCAATAGCTAACAACGACGCTATTTCTCGCTtagtgcagcaacaacaagagttCTTCGAACGCCTCGAAGCAACTTTAACACCAACCCAGGCTGAAGCCGCGGCGCCAGTAAGGGAGACAGAATTACCGAAAATTCACATAAAACCGTTTGGTGGCTTTTACAAG ataATCTACAACCGATATATGAGGGGCACCGCAATGCAACTTTTTTTCGAGGAGCCTGCTAATAATGGTCGCCATTGCCGtagttcttattatttttttctgaaaattttacaaaacattcTTCAAATGTTGTACTTCAatctaaaaatagtttaa